A genomic segment from Janthinobacterium sp. 64 encodes:
- a CDS encoding Maf family protein, whose product MKTADHKIYLASKSPRRRELLRQIGIDFELLLLRSDGPRGADVTEEVLPGESALDYVARVSNEKAAFAWDLVRRRHLTARPVLAADTTVTIDGVILGKPADRAEAVAMLQQLSGRTHQVLTSIAVHYKDFAEQRTQVSQVRFGVLSPASIAAYCATPEPYDKAGGYGIQGSAALFVEHIEGSHSGIMGLPLYETAQLLRLAGLPLP is encoded by the coding sequence ATGAAAACGGCTGATCACAAGATCTACCTCGCTTCCAAAAGCCCGCGCCGGCGCGAACTGCTGCGCCAGATCGGCATCGATTTCGAATTGCTGCTGCTGCGCAGCGACGGCCCGCGCGGCGCCGACGTCACCGAGGAAGTCCTTCCCGGTGAATCGGCGCTCGACTATGTCGCCCGCGTGTCGAATGAAAAAGCCGCCTTCGCATGGGACCTGGTGCGCCGCCGCCACCTGACAGCGCGCCCCGTGCTGGCGGCCGACACCACCGTCACCATCGACGGCGTCATCCTCGGCAAGCCGGCCGACCGGGCGGAAGCTGTGGCGATGCTGCAGCAACTGTCGGGCCGCACGCATCAGGTACTCACCTCGATCGCCGTGCACTACAAGGACTTCGCCGAGCAGCGCACGCAGGTGTCGCAAGTGCGCTTCGGCGTGCTCTCGCCCGCCTCGATCGCCGCCTACTGCGCCACGCCCGAGCCCTACGACAAGGCCGGCGGCTACGGCATCCAGGGCAGCGCCGCGCTGTTCGTCGAGCATATCGAAGGCAGCCATTCCGGCATCATGGGCCTGCCCCTGTACGAAACTGCACAGTTGCTAAGACTGGCAGGTTTGCCCCTGCCCTGA
- the rng gene encoding ribonuclease G produces MNEDILINITPQETRVALILQGAVQELHIERTLTRGLAGNVYSGKVVRVLPGMQSAFIDIGLERAAFLHVADIWEARGHDGQNATPAPIEKILFDGQVLTVQVIKDPIGTKGARLSTQISIAGRMLVYLPQDKHIGISQKIEKEAEREQLRVRLQSLLPPDEKGGYIVRTMAEDASDADLKADVDYLRKTWSTITHGARTRPATSLLHQDLSLAQRVLRDFVGDETATIQVDSRENYVKLREFAEIYTPSELTRLQHYTGERPLFDLYGVEEEILRALGRRVDLKSGGYLIVDQTEAMTTIDVNTGGFVGGRNFADTIFKTNLEAAHAIARQLRLRNLGGIIILDFIDMDNAEHRNAVLAELKRTLSRDRTKVSVSNFSPLGLVEMTRKRTRESLAHILCEPCPACAGKGQVKTSRTICYEILRELLREAKQFNPREFRILASQEVVDLFLEEESQHLAMLGDFIGKKISLQVENAYHQEQYDVILM; encoded by the coding sequence ATGAACGAAGACATCCTGATCAATATCACGCCGCAAGAAACGCGCGTCGCCCTCATCCTGCAGGGCGCCGTGCAGGAATTGCACATCGAGCGCACGCTCACGCGCGGCCTGGCCGGCAATGTGTATTCCGGCAAAGTGGTGCGGGTGTTGCCGGGCATGCAATCGGCCTTCATCGACATCGGCCTGGAGCGCGCCGCGTTTTTGCACGTGGCCGACATCTGGGAAGCGCGCGGCCACGATGGCCAGAACGCCACGCCCGCTCCCATCGAAAAAATCCTCTTTGACGGCCAGGTGCTGACGGTGCAGGTGATCAAGGACCCGATCGGCACCAAGGGTGCGCGCCTGTCGACGCAGATTTCCATCGCCGGGCGCATGCTGGTGTACCTGCCGCAAGACAAGCACATCGGTATCTCGCAGAAAATCGAGAAAGAAGCGGAACGCGAGCAATTGCGCGTGCGCCTGCAAAGCCTGCTGCCACCCGATGAAAAAGGCGGCTACATCGTGCGCACCATGGCCGAGGACGCGTCCGACGCGGACCTGAAGGCGGACGTCGACTACCTGAGAAAAACCTGGAGCACCATCACGCACGGCGCGCGCACGCGTCCCGCCACCAGCCTGCTGCACCAGGACTTGAGCCTGGCGCAGCGCGTGCTGCGCGACTTCGTCGGCGATGAAACGGCCACCATCCAGGTCGACTCGCGCGAAAACTATGTGAAACTGCGCGAATTCGCGGAAATCTACACGCCCAGCGAACTGACGCGCCTGCAGCACTACACGGGCGAGCGCCCATTGTTCGACCTGTATGGCGTGGAAGAAGAAATCTTGCGCGCGCTGGGCCGCCGGGTCGATCTGAAATCGGGCGGCTACCTGATCGTCGACCAGACGGAAGCGATGACCACCATCGACGTCAATACGGGCGGTTTTGTGGGCGGGCGCAATTTCGCCGACACGATTTTCAAGACCAACCTGGAAGCGGCGCACGCCATCGCGCGCCAGCTGCGCCTGCGCAACCTGGGCGGCATCATCATCCTCGACTTCATCGACATGGACAATGCCGAGCATCGCAACGCCGTGCTGGCCGAGCTGAAACGCACCTTGTCGCGCGACCGCACCAAGGTCTCGGTGAGCAATTTCTCGCCGCTGGGCCTGGTGGAAATGACGCGCAAGCGCACGCGCGAATCGCTGGCCCACATCCTGTGCGAACCGTGCCCCGCCTGCGCCGGCAAGGGACAAGTCAAGACTTCGCGCACGATCTGCTATGAAATCCTGCGCGAACTGCTGCGCGAAGCGAAACAGTTCAACCCGCGCGAGTTCCGCATCCTCGCCTCGCAGGAAGTCGTCGATTTGTTCCTGGAAGAAGAATCGCAGCACCTGGCCATGCTCGGTGACTTCATCGGCAAGAAAATCTCGCTGCAGGTGGAGAATGCCTACCACCAGGAGCAGTACGACGTCATCCTGATGTAG